A window of the Gossypium hirsutum isolate 1008001.06 chromosome A05, Gossypium_hirsutum_v2.1, whole genome shotgun sequence genome harbors these coding sequences:
- the LOC107957501 gene encoding receptor protein-tyrosine kinase CEPR2 has translation MAQHPLFFSLRSLSLVSILFLVVFPPSLSLTIETQALLDFKNMLKDPLNVLDSWKESESPCEFFGVSCDPVSGNVIEISLANKSLSGEISPSISTLGNLKTIYLPQNLISGKLPPQLNHCSNLRVLNLSWNGMIGTIPDLSGLQNLKVLDLSVNFFSGRFPNWVGNLTGLAYLGLASNHYDEGEIPESIGNLKNLTWLFLARSNLRGQIPESIFDLNALQTLDISRNKISGDFPSSISKLKNLTKIELFFNNFTGELPPGIADLSLLREIDISSNQMHGRLPEKMGNLKNLVVFQCYNNKFSGEVPAGFGDMRNLIGFSVYRNNFSGVFPANFGRFSPLDSIDISENQFSGEFPRFLCENRKLRLLLALDNNFSGEFPDSYVYCKSLERSRINKNHLSGKIPDGVWALPHATMIDFGDNDFEGEISPMIVFSISLNQLVLKNNRFSGNVPSVLGKLANLERLLLNNNSFSGNLPAEIGALKQLSSLHLEQNSLTGLIPVEISDCFRLVDLNLADNGFSGNIPSTVSLMSSLNSLNLSGNQLTGPIPKNLENLRLSSIDLSRNQLSGNVPSDLLTIGGDEAFVGNGLCIDQYSKTLVKDTLLNVCKEGQGKKRVLGGKLVVFIIMAVALLLVLAGLLLVSYKNFKLGESDVENGLEGEKGVNSKWKLASFHHMDIDPDEICNLEEENLIGSGGTGRVYRLDLKEKGNVVAVKQLWKGNGMKVLAAEMDILGQIRHRNILKLYACLMRGGLNYLVFEYMSNGNLFQALRRENKGGKPELNWYQRYKIALGAAKGISYLHHDCSPPIIHRDIKSCNILLDDNYEPKIADFGVAKIAEKSLEGSEYSSFAGTHGYIAPELAYTLKVTEKSDVYSFGVVLLELVTGKASIEEEYGEGKDIVYWVLTHLGDGGNVVKVLDDRVAVETVQDDMIKVLKIGILCAAKLPNLRPTMREVVNMLMDAETCTSISADIKSDKTGNSFL, from the exons ATGGCTCAACACCCACTTTTCTTCTCCCTTCGATCTCTTTCCCTTGTTTCAATCTTGTTTTTAGTTGTTTTCCCGCCTTCTTTGTCACTCACCATTGAAACCCAAGCTCTTCTCGACTTCAAAAACATGCTGAAAGACCCTTTGAACGTGTTGGATTCCTGGAAAGAATCGGAATCTCCATGCGAATTCTTCGGAGTTAGCTGCGATCCGGTTTCAGGCAATGTGATCGAGATTTCACTTGCGAACAAATCCCTGTCTGGCGAAATTTCACCTTCCATTTCAACACTTGGAAATCTTAAAACCATTTATTTGCCTCAAAATTTAATTTCTGGGAAGCTTCCTCCTCAGCTAAACCATTGTTCCAATCTCAGGGTTTTGAATCTTTCCTGGAATGGAATGATTGGAACCATACCAGATCTTTCTGGGCTTCAAAACTTGAAGGTTCTTGATTTATCGGTTAACTTCTTTTCAGGCAGGTTCCCAAATTGGGTCGGGAACTTAACAGGTCTGGCTTATCTTGGTTTAGCCAGTAACCATTACGATGAAGGTGAAATTCCAGAGAGTATTGGGAACTTGAAGAACTTGACTTGGCTATTTCTTGCTAGGTCCAATCTTAGAGGACAGATTCCAGAGTCCATTTTTGACTTGAATGCTTTACAGACGTTGGATATTTCAAGGAACAAGATTTCTGGGGATTTTCCGAGTTCGATTTCCAAATTGAAGAACCTTACCAAGATTGAGTTATTTTTCAACAACTTTACTGGCGAGTTGCCACCAGGGATTGCTGATCTTTCTCTGTTGCGGGAAATCGACATCTCGTCGAATCAGATGCACGGGAGATTGCCGGAAAAGATGGGAAATCTGAAGAATTTGGTGGTCTTTCAATGTTATAATAACAAATTTTCTGGAGAAGTCCCTGCAGGTTTTGGTGATATGCGTAATCTTATAGGCTTCTCTGTTTATAGAAACAATTTTTCCGGGGTATTTCCTGCAAATTTTGGTCGATTCTCACCGCTGGACAGCATTGACATATCGGAGAATCAATTTTCAGGTGAATTTCCCAGGTTCTTGTGTGAAAACAGGAAACTAAGGCTGTTATTGGCTCTTGACAACAACTTTTCAGGAGAGTTTCCTGATTCGTATGTCTATTGCAAATCACTGGAAAGGTCGAGGATCAATAAGAATCATCTTTCTGGGAAAATTCCTGATGGGGTTTGGGCACTTCCACATGCAACCATGATTGATTTTGGTGATAATGACTTTGAGGGAGAGATATCCCCCATGATTGTATTTTCCATTAGCTTAAATCAGTTGGTTTTGAAGAACAATAGGTTTTCAGGTAATGTCCCATCAGTACTTGGCAAGTTGGCAAACCTAGAGAGGCTTCTTTTGAATAATAATAGCTTTTCTGGCAATCTACCAGCTGAAATTGGTGCTTTGAAGCAGTTATCTTCCTTGCATCTTGAGCAAAATTCACTGACTGGATTGATACCAGTGGAAATAAGCGACTGTTTTAGGCTGGTGGACTTGAATCTTGCTGATAATGGTTTCAGTGGTAATATCCCATCAACAGTTTCATTGATGAGCTCTTTGAATTCTTTGAATCTTTCTGGAAACCAACTTACAGGTCCAATTCCAAAGAATCTAGAAAATTTGAGGCTAAGTTCCATTGATTTATCTCGGAACCAGTTGTCTGGAAATGTTCCTTCTGATCTTTTGACTATAGGTGGAGATGAAGCATTTGTCGGGAACGGACTTTGCATTGACCAATATTCGAAAACGCTTGTGAAGGATACTTTGTTGAATGTCTGCAAGGAAGGGCAAGGGAAAAAGAGGGTGTTGGGGGGTAAATTGGTTGTTTTCATTATCATGGCAGTAGCTTTGCTGCTTGTTTTAGCTGGCCTGCTGCTTGTGAGTTACAAGAACTTCAAGCTTGGTGAATCTGATGTCGAAAACGGTTTGGAAGGTGAGAAGGGAGTGAATTCAAAATGGAAACTTGCATCTTTTCACCACATGGATATTGATCCAGATGAAATATGTAACCTGGAGGAAGAAAATCTGATCGGCAGTGGCGGTACCGGACGAGTTTATCGGCTGGATTTGAAGGAAAAGGGTAATGTGGTAGCTGTAAAACAACTATGGAAGGGGAATGGAATGAAGGTTTTGGCAGCAGAAATGGACATTTTGGGGCAAATCAGGCATAGAAACATACTTAAACTCTATGCTTGCTTAATGAGAGGAGGATTGAACTATTTGGTATTCGAATACATGTCGAACGGGAATCTGTTTCAAGCACTTAGACGTGAGAACAAAGGTGGAAAGCCAGAATTGAACTGGTACCAAAGATACAAAATTGCGTTAGGAGCTGCTAAAGGAATCTCGTATCTGCATCATGATTGTTCCCCTCCTATCATTCATAGGGATATAAAATCATGCAATATTTTACTTGACGACAACTATGAGCCAAAAATTGCTGATTTTGGTGTTGCAAAGATTGCTGAAAAATCTCTCGAGGGATCTGAGTACAGCAGTTTTGCTGGCACCCATGGTTATATTGCTCCTG AGCTGGCATATACTCTAAAAGTCACAGAAAAGAGTGATGTGTATAGTTTCGGAGTGGTACTATTAGAATTAGTTACTGGTAAAGCATCAATTGAAGAGGAGTATGGTGAAGGGAAAGATATAGTTTATTGGGTTTTAACTCATCTCGGTGATGGTGGAAATGTCGTCAAGGTTCTAGACGATCGGGTGGCCGTTGAAACTGTTCAAGATGACATGATTAAGGTGTTGAAGATTGGCATCCTCTGCGCAGCCAAGCTTCCCAATTTGCGCCCTACAATGAGGGAAGTGGTTAATATGCTCATGGATGCTGAAACTTGCACTTCCATTTCTGCAGATATCAAATCAGACAAAACTGGTAACAGTTTTCTCTAg
- the LOC107957500 gene encoding serine/threonine-protein kinase-like protein CCR4 produces the protein MGCFFCKSHPFSLLIYSFLCFFSFSFSFSTVSISETSNLTLVCALVPSPELNRSSLNCSSLPSPRIQTPFHPNDSFTGIVSGDGFLCGFRPSFSSSNVSVMHCWRFFNNGTTMEFKRIYRGPALNQLEAGNSHICGLNATNPLDCWQWPEFNPTGDQNFSEIAVGEGFVCGLSEDGKISCRGNGAGVTGEEPKGNYQVIAAGFRHACAISRGNDLQCWGNTVVDDTPRGKFNALALGLNRSCALRTNRTVVCWGQNNFSLPQELERRSFIAIKAKRNVFCGVSTLDFSLFCWGDARFNSTSMVFSQVLPGPCRNTCPCGSVSGSGSFCSNGGSICEACVSIAPSLPSAPSPQPQNRSTSSDWNGRMIAFLVVGCVGSFSLLLVVCFFVFRYCKGRGCRVHDSGRLEETVSPSPTNRDSNQPQASLAHAVLEKRPSQLTSLANTGGLEEFSLEALIQATNNFSEDHKIGTGSFGSVYRATMDDGREVAIKRAETMTSTSSYAVGTVRQEDKGNAFVNELQYLSRLHHKNLVRLLGFCETSDERVLVYEYMRNGTLHDHLHKLQSSPFMSWATRLRIALDAARGIEYLHEYAVPPIIHRDIKTSNILLDATWTAKVSDFGLSLIGPEGEESHLSLQAAGTVGYVDPEYYRFQQLTNKSDVYSFGIVLLELLTGLKAIHHNENGAPRNVVDFAVPYIGRNEIHRILDSRVPAPTPFEIEGVASVGWVAAACVRAEG, from the coding sequence ATGGGTTGTTTCTTCTGCAAATCCCACCCCTTTTCTCTCTTGATTTATtcctttctttgttttttttctttcagtTTTTCCTTCTCCACAGTCTCTATATCTGAAACTTCTAACCTCACATTAGTGTGTGCTTTAGTGCCTTCTCCTGAACTCAACCGATCCTCACTAAATTGTTCTAGCCTTCCAAGTCCTAGGATTCAGACCCCTTTCCATCCTAATGATTCCTTCACTGGGATTGTCTCTGGGGATGGGTTTTTATGCGGTTTCAGACCTTCGTTTTCCTCATCCAATGTTTCGGTCATGCATTGTTGGAGATTCTTCAACAATGGCACTACTATGGAGTTCAAAAGGATTTACAGGGGTCCAGCTCTCAACCAACTCGAAGCTGGAAACTCTCACATTTGTGGTCTTAATGCGACCAACCCTCTTGACTGTTGGCAATGGCCCGAATTCAACCCAACCGGGGATCAAAACTTCTCTGAAATCGCTGTTGGCGAAGGATTTGTGTGTGGATTATCGGAAGATGGAAAAATTAGCTGCCGTGGAAACGGTGCTGGTGTCACTGGCGAAGAGCCTAAAGGGAATTATCAGGTGATTGCTGCGGGCTTTAGGCATGCTTGTGCCATCAGTAGAGGTAATGATTTACAGTGTTGGGGGAATACGGTGGTCGACGATACGCCACGGGGAAAATTCAACGCACTGGCTTTGGGACTGAACCGGAGCTGTGCATTAAGGACTAATAGAACTGTGGTCTGTTGGGGCCAAAATAACTTCAGTCTGCCACAGGAACTGGAAAGGCGTAGCTTTATTGCAATCAAAGCAAAGAGAAATGTTTTTTGTGGAGTTTCAACATTGgatttttccttgttttgttggGGTGACGCAAGGTTTAACTCCACCTCTATGGTTTTCTCTCAAGTTTTACCGGGGCCATGTAGGAATACATGTCCATGTGGTTCAGTGTCCGGATCAGGCTCATTTTGCAGCAATGGTGGATCTATATGCGAAGCTTGTGTGTCAATTGCGCCGTCCCTGCCATCAGCTCCCTCGCCGCAACCTCAAAACAGATCCACAAGCAGTGATTGGAATGGCAGAATGATAGCTTTCCTAGTTGTTGGTTGTGTAGGATCCTTCTCTTTGTTACTAGTCGTCTGTTTCTTTGTCTTCAGATATTGCAAAGGTAGAGGTTGCCGTGTTCATGATTCAGGTCGCCTGGAGGAAACCGTGTCCCCAAGTCCGACTAACCGCGATTCCAATCAGCCCCAAGCCTCGTTAGCACACGCAGTTCTGGAGAAGCGTCCGAGCCAATTGACAAGCTTGGCAAATACAGGTGGTTTGGAGGAATTTTCTTTAGAAGCCCTGATTCAAGCCACCAACAATTTCTCTGAGGATCATAAAATCGGGACCGGTAGCTTCGGTTCTGTCTACCGGGCCACGATGGACGATGGGCGTGAAGTGGCCATCAAACGTGCTGAAACGATGACGAGCACTTCATCGTATGCTGTTGGTACCGTGCGTCAAGAAGATAAAGGCAATGCTTTCGTTAATGAGCTGCAGTATTTGTCTCGCCTTCACCACAAAAACCTTGTCCGACTACTGGGATTTTGTGAAACATCGGATGAGCGTGTATTGGTATACGAGTACATGAGAAATGGCACACTCCATGACCATCTCCACAAGCTCCAGTCTTCACCCTTCATGTCATGGGCTACACGGCTTAGGATCGCATTAGATGCCGCCAGAGGGATCGAATACTTGCACGAATACGCGGTACCACCCATCATACACCGTGACATAAAAACCTCCAACATTCTTCTCGATGCAACTTGGACAGCAAAGGTATCTGATTTCGGATTATCATTGATTGGTCCGGAGGGTGAGGAGTCTCACCTCTCGCTGCAAGCAGCCGGCACAGTCGGATACGTGGACCCTGAGTACTACAGGTTTCAACAGCTGACCAATAAGAGTGATGTTTACAGTTTCGGTATAGTATTGCTGGAATTATTAACAGGACTCAAGGCAATCCACCACAATGAAAATGGGGCACCAAGGAATGTGGTTGATTTTGCGGTTCCATATATCGGGCGTAATGAAATTCATAGAATATTGGACAGCCGAGTCCCAGCACCAACCCCTTTCGAAATAGAGGGAGTGGCAAGTGTAGGATGGGTAGCAGCTGCTTGTGTCAGAGCAGAAGGTTGA